A stretch of Alkalicella caledoniensis DNA encodes these proteins:
- a CDS encoding ATP-binding cassette domain-containing protein: MIKVEKVNKKFYDKKNGDFYALDDINFNVEQGEIFGLLGPNGAGKTTMLRIMATIMGQTEGTVTVNGYDTVKNPEEVKKSIGFLSGNTKLYKKLTPVETEGTEKVPSKRKKA, translated from the coding sequence TTGATAAAGGTTGAGAAAGTTAACAAGAAGTTTTATGACAAGAAAAATGGTGATTTTTATGCTTTAGATGACATCAACTTTAATGTGGAGCAAGGTGAAATTTTTGGATTGCTAGGGCCTAATGGTGCAGGTAAAACCACCATGCTCCGGATTATGGCTACAATTATGGGACAGACAGAGGGAACAGTTACTGTTAATGGGTATGATACCGTAAAAAATCCTGAGGAAGTAAAAAAGTCTATAGGTTTTTTATCTGGCAATACAAAACTGTATAAGAAATTAACCCCTGTGGAAACCGAGGGCACTGAAAAAGTCCCTTCAAAGCGAAAAAAGGCATAA
- a CDS encoding TetR/AcrR family transcriptional regulator codes for MKDRIIESCAKYINIYGVKRFTVDDIAKDLGISKRTIYKYYDSKDEIVSEFINTSIEDNINSTLEAVEKEESILGKINAALVSHHKYEIPLEILEGIEKYYPKDWEKIEGQRSFKIDLVRNLIREGIDVGVLRSDINTEVLSLILDKTTRAIFEYNFLVESNLNINTAVTEIKKILLYGILAEEK; via the coding sequence ATGAAGGATAGAATAATAGAGTCATGTGCTAAGTACATCAATATATACGGTGTTAAAAGATTTACTGTTGATGATATTGCAAAGGATTTGGGTATCAGCAAGAGAACAATTTATAAGTACTATGACAGTAAAGATGAGATTGTAAGTGAGTTCATAAATACTAGCATAGAAGACAATATTAACAGTACATTAGAAGCCGTGGAAAAGGAAGAGAGTATTCTCGGGAAGATTAACGCAGCCTTAGTATCCCATCATAAGTATGAGATACCCCTAGAAATACTGGAAGGTATTGAAAAATACTATCCCAAGGACTGGGAAAAGATTGAGGGACAGAGAAGTTTTAAGATTGACCTTGTGAGAAATCTAATAAGGGAAGGTATTGATGTAGGTGTACTGAGAAGTGACATTAACACCGAGGTTTTGAGCCTTATACTTGATAAAACAACAAGAGCTATTTTTGAATATAACTTCCTGGTGGAAAGCAATCTCAATATAAATACCGCAGTGACAGAAATAAAGAAGATATTGCTATATGGAATTTTAGCAGAAGAAAAGTAG
- a CDS encoding IS1182 family transposase, whose amino-acid sequence MIQNQQSMILSPYMEIYNLVVPKENLLRRINDLVDFSFVYGELKDKYCHNNGRNAIDPIRMFKYLLLKTIYDLSDVDVVERSKYDMSFKYFLNMAPEESVIEPSSLTKFRKLRLENINLLDMLINKTVEIAIEKEIIKSKSIIVDATHTRARYNQKSPREILMDRSKKLRKVIYQIDETMKDKFPTKNTTDALEAEIDYCHKLIEVVEKEDAFAQYPKVKEQLNLLKESVADDIEHLQISQDQDARIGHKSADTSFFGYKTHIAISEERIITAATVTTGEKNDGKQLETLIEKSVKAGMKVETVIGDAAYSEKGNIEYTKEKKIKLVAKLNPSVTQGFRKKEDEFDFNKDAGMYICKAGHMAIRKARQGKKKFSTNQTDTYYFDIEKCKVCHLKEGCYKSGAKSKTYSVSIKSDEHTEQAKFQESDYFKEKSKERYKIEAKNSELKHRHGYDVSKSSGLIGMEMQGAMSIFTVNLKRILKIMD is encoded by the coding sequence ATGATACAAAATCAACAGTCAATGATTTTAAGTCCATATATGGAGATATATAATTTGGTCGTTCCAAAGGAAAATTTACTCCGTAGAATTAATGATCTGGTCGACTTCTCTTTTGTTTATGGTGAGCTTAAAGATAAATATTGCCATAATAACGGTAGAAATGCTATCGATCCCATTCGCATGTTTAAGTATTTATTACTAAAAACGATTTATGACTTGTCGGATGTAGATGTGGTGGAACGCTCAAAATATGACATGTCCTTTAAGTATTTTCTAAATATGGCTCCTGAAGAGTCGGTGATAGAGCCAAGTTCTCTTACGAAATTTCGAAAACTACGCTTAGAAAATATAAACTTATTGGATATGCTTATCAATAAAACTGTTGAAATAGCCATTGAAAAGGAAATCATCAAAAGTAAATCCATTATCGTGGATGCCACCCACACAAGAGCGCGCTACAATCAAAAATCCCCCAGAGAAATTCTGATGGATCGGTCTAAAAAGCTGAGAAAAGTTATTTATCAGATAGATGAAACTATGAAGGATAAATTTCCTACCAAAAACACAACAGATGCCTTAGAAGCTGAAATAGACTATTGCCACAAGCTTATTGAGGTGGTTGAAAAGGAAGATGCTTTTGCTCAATATCCAAAAGTAAAGGAACAATTGAACCTTTTAAAAGAATCAGTTGCTGATGATATTGAACACTTACAAATATCTCAGGATCAAGATGCAAGAATAGGTCATAAAAGTGCCGATACATCATTTTTTGGTTACAAAACCCATATTGCCATAAGCGAAGAAAGAATTATTACAGCTGCAACAGTTACAACCGGAGAAAAAAATGATGGGAAACAATTAGAAACACTGATAGAAAAAAGTGTAAAAGCTGGGATGAAAGTTGAAACTGTTATCGGTGATGCTGCATATTCTGAAAAAGGCAACATTGAATATACAAAAGAGAAAAAAATAAAATTAGTCGCCAAATTAAACCCATCTGTAACACAAGGTTTCCGAAAAAAAGAAGATGAATTCGATTTTAATAAAGATGCTGGAATGTATATATGTAAGGCTGGCCATATGGCTATACGTAAAGCTCGCCAAGGGAAGAAAAAATTTTCCACTAATCAAACAGACACATACTATTTTGATATAGAAAAGTGTAAGGTATGCCATTTAAAAGAAGGGTGCTATAAATCTGGAGCTAAAAGTAAGACCTATTCCGTAAGCATCAAATCTGACGAACATACCGAACAGGCGAAATTCCAAGAAAGTGATTACTTTAAAGAAAAATCTAAAGAGCGCTATAAAATAGAAGCAAAAAATAGTGAATTAAAACATAGACACGGGTATGATGTTTCAAAATCCTCGGGTCTAATTGGCATGGAGATGCAGGGAGCTATGTCAATAT
- a CDS encoding CapA family protein, translating into MFLRFAFLRAFLHVLGFFLGDRYNYSKQIEGNFKYMDTGEKVWWGYKSVVRQIEKAEKGKGIEEYFANQDLRFYTGEEFVPKNRVFITAGGDLSASEMIFPENTGDLWEDILEFYFSGDIVCANLEAPVVPTKPPVGVPGMCLTAPMINTSEKMFDRFIYGGRGVNFFATANNHSLDQGEQGLLDTLDFLDARGYPHVGTARTQEEQDDIPIVEKNGIKTAFISYTYSLNGLDPIVGKEYMTNVIRLNKPDEDLSLIQRHVKIAREKDAHIVVAMLHWSLEFETYPIENVIKMGHRVMECGVDVILGGHPHVAQPMEKYRFYDPIQQREKEGLIIYSLGELVSLNLFSKNSRLAMVVKIELTEGVQRGNTLVKITDLKVLPIYIHYKELGKGKSQYKILDLMKTLRNLEQDRNPHGFSEGEIKELRRLKRLFFEKILPKHSCGLVGNGSLEGELLCIV; encoded by the coding sequence ATGTTTTTAAGATTTGCGTTTTTAAGAGCTTTTTTACATGTGCTAGGTTTTTTTTTAGGGGATAGGTATAATTATTCAAAACAGATCGAGGGTAATTTTAAATATATGGATACAGGGGAAAAAGTTTGGTGGGGATATAAATCAGTTGTTCGGCAAATAGAAAAAGCAGAAAAAGGTAAAGGAATTGAGGAGTATTTTGCAAATCAAGATTTAAGGTTTTACACAGGGGAAGAATTTGTCCCTAAAAACAGGGTGTTTATAACAGCTGGAGGAGATTTAAGTGCTTCTGAGATGATATTCCCTGAAAATACTGGGGATTTATGGGAAGATATTTTGGAATTTTACTTTAGTGGAGACATTGTGTGCGCAAACCTTGAAGCACCTGTTGTGCCTACAAAACCACCAGTGGGTGTGCCTGGTATGTGTTTAACTGCTCCAATGATCAACACATCGGAAAAAATGTTTGACAGATTTATATATGGTGGAAGGGGAGTAAACTTTTTTGCCACTGCCAATAACCATAGTTTAGATCAAGGGGAACAGGGGCTTTTGGATACATTGGATTTCCTTGACGCGAGGGGATATCCCCACGTGGGAACAGCCAGGACACAAGAGGAACAAGATGATATACCCATAGTAGAGAAAAATGGTATAAAGACAGCTTTTATCTCTTATACCTATTCATTAAACGGACTTGATCCCATAGTAGGCAAAGAGTATATGACAAATGTGATTCGCTTGAATAAGCCTGATGAAGACCTTTCACTTATTCAAAGGCATGTTAAAATAGCTAGGGAAAAGGATGCCCACATAGTTGTGGCTATGCTTCACTGGAGTTTAGAGTTTGAAACATACCCCATCGAAAATGTTATAAAAATGGGGCACAGGGTTATGGAATGTGGAGTTGATGTAATTTTAGGTGGGCATCCCCATGTTGCTCAACCCATGGAGAAATACAGATTTTATGATCCCATCCAACAACGAGAAAAAGAAGGATTGATTATATACTCCCTAGGTGAGTTAGTTTCCCTTAATCTTTTTAGTAAAAACTCACGGCTTGCAATGGTAGTAAAAATTGAACTAACTGAAGGGGTACAAAGGGGTAATACCCTTGTAAAAATAACAGATTTAAAGGTATTGCCCATTTATATACATTATAAGGAGTTAGGCAAGGGTAAAAGCCAATACAAGATTTTAGACCTCATGAAAACATTGAGGAATCTTGAACAAGATAGAAATCCCCATGGATTTAGTGAGGGAGAAATTAAGGAGTTAAGAAGATTAAAGAGATTGTTTTTTGAGAAGATACTGCCCAAACATAGCTGTGGGTTAGTGGGCAATGGTAGTTTAGAAGGGGAACTCCTATGTATAGTTTAA
- a CDS encoding DUF5058 family protein — translation MRDYLLIANNKVFFICGAILVLFITFQSLVYLRLAFKEGKRIGLTKEKMIKAFRTGVISTIVPTLAVIVALITMTPILGIPIPWMRLSIIGSAPYEIMAAGVGAKSMGIDTLGGAEYTAEVFASSIWIMCVGSIWAVLIVTFLLKKIKVRYSRNVETDTRWRTTLMNAAFLGVFAIFMADPITTGGLPLGTMLSGASIMTFFALLIIRYKQKWLKEFALAFSMVGAMLFSILFTNFFKL, via the coding sequence ATGAGGGATTATTTACTTATTGCAAATAATAAGGTGTTTTTTATTTGTGGGGCTATTTTGGTATTATTTATTACTTTTCAATCTCTTGTTTATTTGAGACTTGCATTTAAAGAAGGTAAGAGGATTGGTTTAACAAAGGAAAAGATGATAAAAGCTTTTCGAACAGGAGTTATATCAACCATAGTACCTACTTTAGCTGTGATAGTGGCATTGATTACTATGACACCTATTTTAGGAATCCCCATTCCATGGATGAGACTTTCAATTATTGGGTCTGCTCCATATGAAATCATGGCTGCAGGTGTTGGGGCTAAATCCATGGGTATAGATACCTTAGGGGGAGCCGAATATACAGCAGAAGTTTTCGCTTCATCCATATGGATTATGTGTGTTGGGTCCATATGGGCTGTGTTGATAGTAACCTTTTTATTAAAGAAAATAAAGGTTAGATATTCTAGAAATGTGGAAACAGATACAAGATGGAGGACTACCTTAATGAATGCAGCCTTTTTAGGAGTGTTTGCAATTTTTATGGCAGACCCCATAACTACAGGAGGTTTACCCTTAGGTACAATGTTGTCTGGTGCTAGTATTATGACATTTTTTGCTCTTTTAATAATAAGGTATAAACAGAAGTGGTTAAAGGAATTTGCCCTAGCTTTTAGTATGGTAGGGGCTATGCTATTTAGCATCTTATTTACAAATTTTTTTAAATTATAG
- a CDS encoding S24 family peptidase: protein MNSIGVKIKEARLEAKLTEKQLARKCGVAESFIIQVESGRKVINEKIAENILSKLGKKLEPIIQEDLSEDKAKPKQTKVHAKPQEQFNPVEPTGQWADALANVIKKFPIYEVDTNKVVGNKDLPVLDKKVEGYRWDKVMFVKITDDDLGELRIHKNDTVMVNITNDIQNNGIYLVELNNKRLIRRITKESSKVTMTRGLKDVEPISTQMDKIKLVGKCVKVEFQL, encoded by the coding sequence ATGAATTCCATAGGTGTAAAGATTAAAGAAGCAAGGCTTGAGGCTAAGTTGACAGAAAAGCAATTGGCTAGAAAGTGTGGTGTGGCTGAGAGTTTCATAATCCAAGTTGAGTCAGGTAGAAAGGTTATAAATGAAAAAATCGCCGAGAATATCCTCAGTAAATTAGGTAAGAAGTTAGAACCTATAATCCAAGAAGATTTAAGTGAGGATAAAGCTAAACCAAAACAAACTAAGGTTCATGCTAAACCCCAAGAGCAATTTAACCCAGTAGAACCCACTGGGCAGTGGGCAGATGCCTTGGCAAATGTTATAAAAAAATTCCCTATATATGAAGTTGATACAAACAAAGTGGTAGGAAATAAAGACCTGCCAGTCCTTGATAAAAAAGTAGAAGGATACCGATGGGATAAAGTAATGTTTGTAAAAATAACAGATGATGACCTCGGTGAGTTAAGAATTCATAAAAACGATACTGTTATGGTCAACATAACCAATGATATTCAGAACAATGGTATATATCTGGTGGAACTCAACAACAAAAGGTTAATAAGAAGAATAACTAAAGAATCAAGTAAAGTGACTATGACAAGAGGTTTAAAAGATGTTGAGCCCATTAGTACTCAAATGGATAAGATTAAGTTAGTTGGAAAATGTGTTAAGGTAGAGTTTCAGTTGTAG
- a CDS encoding ABC transporter permease, with the protein MFRLVENELKKTLLRKRLWVVLAILAILTVLFGYGEQYRADRMEHRITRRLGENQEIDQMTLLGQQISDIKRQLDNPYIPEQRRATLAVQVEQLEYYLERGINPFTPSAAGFTKTYMENLVSLFLPLLIIILACDMVSVEFTEGSVKLLLTTPVPRWKVLMSKYMALLIMTTIVVVATGILSIVVSTYYFGFNGFTMPITTGFKIIEGSLDTSFVQNIPQWQYLIMVYGLSWFVAISIATITFLVSVIVKSSAVAMGVMMSLLVGGTFLGFFASDWAIVKYLFMVNMKLPDYLSGAMQPIEGMTLAFSVAILAIWTLVSFVLSFVIFTKQDVLV; encoded by the coding sequence TTGTTTAGGTTAGTAGAAAATGAGCTTAAGAAAACACTTCTTAGAAAAAGACTTTGGGTAGTTTTAGCTATATTAGCTATACTTACAGTACTATTTGGCTATGGAGAGCAATACAGAGCCGATAGAATGGAACATCGTATTACTAGACGTTTAGGAGAAAATCAAGAAATAGATCAGATGACCTTATTAGGTCAGCAAATATCAGACATTAAAAGGCAGCTAGATAATCCATATATTCCTGAGCAAAGAAGAGCCACACTGGCGGTACAAGTTGAACAACTGGAGTATTACCTAGAACGGGGAATTAACCCCTTCACCCCTAGCGCAGCAGGCTTTACAAAAACATACATGGAGAACTTAGTATCACTTTTCCTCCCCCTTTTGATAATCATCCTAGCCTGTGATATGGTTTCTGTGGAATTTACTGAAGGGTCTGTAAAGCTATTACTGACGACTCCAGTTCCTAGGTGGAAAGTATTGATGAGTAAATACATGGCACTACTTATCATGACAACAATAGTTGTTGTGGCAACGGGGATACTCTCCATAGTTGTGTCCACATACTACTTTGGTTTCAACGGCTTTACAATGCCTATAACCACAGGCTTTAAAATAATTGAAGGAAGCCTAGATACATCCTTTGTACAAAACATCCCCCAGTGGCAGTATCTAATAATGGTATATGGACTTAGCTGGTTTGTGGCTATCTCCATAGCCACAATAACTTTCTTAGTGTCTGTTATTGTAAAAAGTTCTGCTGTTGCCATGGGTGTCATGATGTCACTTCTAGTAGGGGGCACTTTCCTAGGTTTCTTTGCATCAGACTGGGCCATAGTGAAGTACCTCTTCATGGTCAACATGAAGCTACCTGATTATCTATCTGGTGCCATGCAGCCCATCGAAGGAATGACACTGGCTTTCTCTGTGGCAATCTTGGCCATTTGGACCTTGGTTTCCTTTGTCCTAAGCTTTGTAATCTTTACTAAACAAGATGTGTTAGTCTAA
- a CDS encoding ABC transporter ATP-binding protein, with product MNEVVLALNGVSKKIKKKTIVQDISFSVSKGEVFGFLGPNGAGKTTTIRMIVGLIRPTTGDIRICGNNLTKDFTKAMSHVGCIVENPELYGFMTGMDNLKHFGVMKGHIPHSRYLEVIDLVGLGNRINHKVNTYSLGMKQRLGLAQALLAKPQLLILDEPTNGLDPAGINEFRELIKNLAHEEGMAVFVSSHLLGEVQLMCDRVAIISQGKIVRTDNIEALVAEEEKIIWQVRDMQKGKEIIEGLTGVPIEIVNNGLVGYVNEELIEEINAALFEAGVGVQTIEKKQKSLEDLFLELTRGDQIV from the coding sequence ATGAATGAAGTAGTTTTGGCTTTAAATGGTGTAAGCAAAAAAATCAAAAAGAAGACAATAGTACAGGATATATCCTTTAGTGTAAGCAAAGGCGAAGTATTTGGTTTTTTAGGACCTAATGGTGCTGGTAAAACAACTACCATTAGGATGATTGTAGGTCTTATTAGACCCACCACAGGAGATATAAGGATATGTGGTAACAACTTGACAAAAGACTTTACAAAGGCCATGAGTCATGTGGGATGCATAGTAGAAAACCCAGAGCTATATGGTTTTATGACAGGTATGGATAATCTTAAACATTTTGGAGTTATGAAGGGCCATATTCCCCATAGCCGATACCTTGAAGTAATTGACCTTGTTGGTTTGGGCAACAGGATAAATCACAAAGTCAATACTTATTCTTTAGGAATGAAACAAAGGCTAGGCCTTGCCCAAGCCCTTTTGGCTAAACCACAGCTTTTGATACTAGATGAGCCCACAAACGGTCTAGACCCTGCAGGGATAAATGAATTTAGAGAGCTTATAAAAAATCTGGCCCATGAAGAAGGCATGGCAGTGTTTGTTTCAAGCCACTTATTGGGTGAAGTTCAGTTAATGTGTGATAGGGTTGCCATCATCAGCCAAGGAAAAATTGTAAGGACTGACAACATTGAAGCCCTTGTGGCAGAAGAGGAAAAAATTATCTGGCAAGTAAGGGATATGCAAAAAGGAAAAGAAATAATAGAAGGGCTTACAGGTGTCCCCATTGAGATAGTAAACAATGGTTTAGTAGGATATGTTAACGAAGAGTTAATAGAGGAAATTAATGCTGCCTTATTTGAAGCTGGAGTAGGGGTACAAACAATTGAAAAGAAACAAAAATCCTTAGAAGATTTATTCTTAGAGTTGACTCGAGGTGATCAGATTGTTTAG